A part of Maridesulfovibrio hydrothermalis AM13 = DSM 14728 genomic DNA contains:
- a CDS encoding CsgG/HfaB family protein: MKRYILGSMVLIMFIAGCSGTYMKNYVQPQGVASEARHLAVLPLVNLTNTPNAGRMVSDLLSTELYSSTKFDLMESTEMLKRVKGEEDDLEFVMEDVVAQKIGNKLGVDTVVFGSVSEYQYKRGVNQSPTVGINLKMIDVSSGNVLWASSSSKSGGCFFGCTESLNSVAQETLAEMVESMSVTPAQ; this comes from the coding sequence GTGAAAAGGTATATTTTGGGTTCTATGGTTTTGATTATGTTTATTGCCGGTTGCTCCGGTACATATATGAAAAATTATGTCCAGCCGCAGGGGGTTGCGAGTGAAGCCCGGCATCTGGCTGTTCTACCTCTTGTGAATCTGACCAATACTCCTAACGCAGGGCGGATGGTCAGCGATTTGCTTTCTACCGAACTTTATTCCTCAACAAAATTCGACCTTATGGAATCCACTGAAATGCTAAAGCGCGTTAAAGGGGAGGAGGATGACCTTGAGTTTGTGATGGAAGATGTTGTTGCCCAGAAAATAGGTAACAAGCTTGGCGTTGATACTGTCGTCTTCGGTTCTGTCTCCGAGTATCAGTATAAACGCGGTGTCAACCAGAGTCCTACGGTGGGAATAAATCTTAAGATGATAGATGTTTCTTCCGGTAATGTTCTCTGGGCTTCTTCTTCATCTAAAAGTGGGGGCTGTTTCTTCGGATGTACAGAATCACTCAACAGCGTTGCACAGGAAACTCTGGCGGAAATGGTAGAATCCATGTCTGTCACACCTGCGCAATAA
- a CDS encoding TRAP transporter large permease, whose translation MEPTTLGIIGIFVMLALLMTRMPVAYVMTLVGFGGFSMLISVKGGLNLLSRSFYDTFSSYSLSTIPLFILMGQLAFNSGISRRLYNTAYHFLGHIQGGLAMATVAACTAFGSVCGSSPATAATMATVGIPEMKRYGYSNSLAAGSVASGGGLGMIMPPSIVLIVYGILTEQSIGELFMAGIIPSVVLTILFIAAISIICKRDPSLGPKGENFPLKAKLKSLLGLIDTIAVFGLVIGGMFFGFFTPNESAAVGVLGILVLSIAKRQLSWQAFVNSLYETLRTSCMVLFLVAGAVIFGKFLAVTRIPFNVAEWTASFDLHPLIIMAMILMAYFIGGCIMDALALIMLTIPVFYPVITTLGFDPIWFGVIIVLVTQIGVITPPVGINVYVVYGMAKKFAPEISLEDIFKGTMPFLLAIIVGIILFSMFPQIILYLPQAMY comes from the coding sequence ATGGAACCGACCACTCTCGGAATTATCGGTATCTTCGTCATGCTGGCCCTGCTCATGACCCGCATGCCGGTAGCTTATGTCATGACTTTAGTCGGTTTCGGAGGATTCTCCATGCTCATCTCTGTAAAGGGAGGGCTGAACCTGCTTTCACGAAGTTTTTACGATACATTTTCCTCATACAGCCTTTCCACCATTCCGCTTTTCATCCTCATGGGACAGCTGGCCTTTAACAGCGGAATCAGTCGCAGGCTTTACAATACCGCTTACCATTTTCTAGGACATATCCAAGGAGGTCTTGCTATGGCAACTGTTGCCGCATGCACCGCCTTCGGTTCGGTCTGCGGCTCCAGTCCGGCTACGGCCGCTACAATGGCAACTGTCGGCATCCCGGAAATGAAAAGGTATGGATACTCCAACTCACTTGCTGCCGGTTCAGTTGCATCAGGCGGCGGACTCGGTATGATTATGCCGCCAAGTATCGTGCTCATCGTATACGGAATACTTACCGAGCAATCCATCGGCGAACTGTTCATGGCCGGAATTATCCCTTCCGTTGTACTGACTATACTCTTCATTGCTGCTATATCAATCATCTGCAAACGCGATCCTAGTCTCGGCCCCAAAGGTGAAAACTTTCCACTGAAAGCAAAACTTAAATCCCTGCTGGGACTGATTGACACCATCGCCGTTTTCGGACTGGTCATCGGTGGAATGTTTTTCGGTTTTTTCACTCCAAACGAATCAGCCGCTGTGGGCGTACTCGGAATCCTTGTTCTCAGCATCGCTAAACGACAGCTTTCATGGCAGGCGTTCGTAAACTCACTTTATGAAACCTTGCGGACTTCCTGTATGGTTCTTTTTCTGGTTGCCGGAGCAGTCATCTTCGGCAAATTTCTAGCGGTGACAAGAATTCCTTTCAACGTGGCAGAATGGACGGCTTCTTTTGACCTGCACCCGCTGATCATCATGGCCATGATCCTTATGGCATATTTTATCGGCGGCTGTATCATGGATGCCTTGGCCTTGATCATGCTGACAATTCCTGTTTTCTATCCGGTAATAACAACTCTGGGCTTCGACCCCATATGGTTCGGTGTAATCATCGTATTGGTGACACAAATAGGAGTTATCACGCCGCCTGTAGGGATCAACGTTTATGTCGTTTACGGCATGGCCAAGAAATTTGCACCGGAAATATCACTTGAGGATATTTTCAAAGGCACAATGCCTTTTCTGCTGGCAATCATTGTTGGAATTATTTTATTCTCCATGTTTCCTCAGATAATTTTGTATTTGCCGCAGGCTATGTATTAA
- a CDS encoding MJ1477/TM1410 family putative glycoside hydrolase, translated as MKSKSLFALLIFILPLCTVITACSSKAPATPEIYLTEKAAPKKTRMTPPIPKISSWAYMLQHPSIAALAESPYDLVVTDYSKDGSDAKKFSSKEISVLHKFNKTVLCYFSIGEAEEYRFYWKKEWKDNPPKFLGPENPDWAANYKVKYWREDWWETGLRPYLDRILEAGFDGVYLDIIDGYWFWHEQGIDVKTTADEMVKLIKRIADYCRKRAGKNFIICPQNGLGVFDSCSPEYKEVYFKTVNMVGLESLLTNIHSKNDRNYRLKLAEELADAGKTVMAVEYIDEKKYDSYIKEVNKLNFPLVPYASTPDAALDKLTDFYKYLE; from the coding sequence ATGAAATCAAAATCACTTTTCGCTTTATTAATTTTCATCCTCCCGCTTTGCACGGTTATAACTGCATGCTCATCCAAGGCCCCGGCAACACCTGAAATTTATTTAACTGAAAAAGCGGCTCCAAAGAAAACAAGAATGACACCACCAATCCCAAAAATATCAAGCTGGGCCTACATGTTGCAGCATCCTTCGATAGCTGCGCTTGCGGAATCTCCTTACGATCTGGTTGTAACTGATTATTCCAAAGACGGGTCAGATGCCAAAAAATTCAGTTCAAAAGAAATTTCAGTACTCCACAAATTCAACAAAACAGTGCTCTGTTATTTTTCCATAGGAGAGGCCGAGGAATATAGATTTTACTGGAAAAAAGAGTGGAAAGACAATCCGCCCAAATTCTTAGGACCTGAAAACCCTGACTGGGCTGCCAACTACAAAGTAAAGTACTGGCGCGAAGACTGGTGGGAAACAGGACTGCGGCCATATTTAGACCGTATTCTGGAAGCCGGTTTTGACGGAGTTTATCTCGATATCATCGACGGTTACTGGTTCTGGCATGAGCAAGGAATAGACGTGAAAACCACAGCTGATGAAATGGTCAAGCTGATCAAAAGAATCGCTGACTACTGCCGCAAAAGAGCTGGTAAAAATTTCATAATCTGCCCGCAGAACGGACTCGGCGTGTTTGACTCCTGCTCCCCTGAATACAAAGAGGTCTATTTTAAAACGGTAAATATGGTCGGACTCGAAAGTCTATTAACAAATATTCACAGCAAAAATGACCGCAACTACCGTCTGAAACTGGCCGAAGAACTCGCCGATGCCGGAAAAACCGTCATGGCTGTAGAATATATAGACGAAAAAAAATATGACTCGTATATCAAAGAAGTCAATAAACTGAACTTCCCGCTCGTACCCTACGCATCAACACCTGATGCTGCGCTTGATAAATTGACCGACTTTTATAAATATCTGGAATAG
- a CDS encoding endo alpha-1,4 polygalactosaminidase: MVTFSLFGHKIALGKISNQVSSWACYYGVQDKTSQLEGFGLLISAVGGQNPAPLREKGMKVLVYVSLGEVHADSPYYAEAEKLGLLMRYNENWDSWVVDVRRPEWREMLLTRIIPDSLAGGYDGLFFDTLDSPIDMQRRDPDTYKGTERSCVELVKEIRRKYPKLLLCQNRGFEIIRRTAPYLDYLLIEGLSSTMDLSTQLRSDVPKPDRDFLLATTEAAMRENSKLVVLSLDYSPAEDVEAVDKAYDFSRKQGFVPYVSTPELNEVYLHNSNF, encoded by the coding sequence GTGGTAACCTTTTCGCTGTTTGGCCATAAAATTGCGCTGGGCAAAATCAGTAATCAAGTATCATCGTGGGCTTGCTACTATGGCGTGCAGGATAAGACCAGTCAGCTTGAAGGGTTTGGTCTGCTTATTTCTGCCGTGGGCGGGCAAAACCCGGCCCCTTTACGGGAAAAGGGCATGAAAGTGCTTGTTTATGTCAGCCTTGGCGAAGTCCATGCTGACAGTCCTTACTATGCTGAAGCTGAAAAGCTCGGTTTGCTGATGCGTTATAATGAGAACTGGGATTCGTGGGTGGTGGACGTACGTCGTCCTGAATGGCGGGAAATGCTTTTAACCCGTATAATTCCTGATTCACTGGCTGGCGGGTACGACGGCCTTTTTTTTGACACTCTTGATTCTCCTATAGATATGCAGCGACGTGATCCGGATACCTATAAAGGAACCGAGCGCAGTTGCGTGGAGTTGGTGAAGGAGATCAGACGGAAGTATCCAAAGTTACTTCTCTGTCAGAATAGAGGTTTTGAAATTATCCGGCGCACGGCTCCCTACCTTGATTATTTGCTCATTGAAGGGCTTAGCAGCACTATGGATCTTAGCACGCAGCTGAGAAGTGATGTGCCTAAGCCGGATCGGGATTTTTTGCTTGCAACGACTGAAGCCGCAATGAGGGAGAATTCTAAGCTTGTTGTTTTGAGTCTTGATTATTCTCCTGCCGAAGATGTGGAGGCAGTGGATAAAGCCTATGATTTTTCACGCAAACAAGGATTCGTGCCTTATGTCAGCACCCCGGAACTTAATGAAGTTTACCTTCATAACAGTAATTTCTAG
- a CDS encoding SLC13 family permease gives MAMTLDIILVLGVLVLVILFFVFEWVRVDMVGIMVMVTLPLLGLVSPKQAVSGLSSNAVVSIIAVIIIGAGLEKSGVMNHLARLILKFTGKSEYSISAVVSGTVALISGFMQNIGAAALFMPAARRIAVQTGIPLAHILLPMAFCAIIGGTLTLVGSSPLILLNDLLVMGDVKYEPFGLFSMTPVGIMLLISALIYFALFGKWILPACKRSNVSGPLSPLLDKTYHEVGQVYEMYIPEDGFEEKSLIELQIRSNYACSVVASYNHVTHKRNVAPRPQDTLCPGDSFAVIGDAIFVEKLAKDFGWTYSKELKVFADDLSPANAGIMEGIVSPRSQLVGKTIAEFHLREKYGVVPLAVFIGHEVIISDLSDLTISEGNALLLCGKWSAFHRLKDQNDLVFTEQMQGEILREDKAKWALGVLAVSMFMILVLNIQLSIALLFGAMTMVLGRVLTLDEAYQAVDWMTVFLLAGLIPLGMAFENTGAAKLIADVLMGLVGVPSPTVLLLSIGALTSFFTLFISNVGATVLLVPLAMNLAIACGGDPRVSAMTVALAASNTFILPTHQVNALVMRPAGLRSVDYLRAGAGMTVIFLFILVAGMRIFF, from the coding sequence ATGGCTATGACTCTCGATATTATTCTTGTTCTCGGTGTTCTTGTTTTGGTTATCCTCTTTTTTGTTTTTGAATGGGTCCGTGTAGATATGGTAGGTATTATGGTAATGGTTACCCTGCCTTTGCTCGGATTAGTATCTCCAAAGCAAGCTGTCAGCGGTTTAAGCAGTAATGCTGTTGTCTCGATTATCGCAGTTATTATTATCGGAGCTGGTCTGGAGAAGTCAGGGGTGATGAATCATTTAGCCCGGCTTATTTTAAAGTTTACCGGTAAAAGCGAGTACAGTATTTCTGCTGTTGTCTCTGGCACTGTTGCGCTTATTTCCGGCTTTATGCAGAATATCGGGGCTGCGGCATTGTTTATGCCTGCGGCTAGGCGGATTGCCGTTCAAACTGGTATTCCTTTAGCACATATTCTGCTCCCGATGGCATTTTGCGCTATAATAGGTGGAACTCTTACTCTTGTAGGGTCCAGCCCGCTTATTTTATTAAATGATTTGTTGGTTATGGGTGATGTCAAGTATGAACCTTTTGGCCTCTTCAGCATGACACCTGTCGGAATAATGTTACTTATTTCGGCACTGATTTACTTTGCATTATTTGGAAAGTGGATCCTTCCTGCCTGTAAACGTTCAAATGTCAGCGGGCCGCTCTCTCCTTTGCTTGATAAGACTTACCATGAAGTCGGACAGGTTTATGAGATGTACATCCCAGAAGATGGGTTTGAAGAAAAATCTCTTATCGAATTACAGATTCGTTCGAACTATGCCTGTTCTGTTGTCGCTTCATATAATCATGTCACACATAAAAGAAATGTCGCCCCTCGTCCTCAGGATACGCTTTGTCCCGGGGATAGTTTTGCTGTAATCGGCGATGCTATTTTCGTTGAAAAATTGGCTAAAGATTTCGGGTGGACCTACTCGAAAGAGTTGAAAGTTTTTGCTGATGATCTTTCTCCTGCAAATGCCGGTATAATGGAGGGTATCGTCTCTCCAAGATCTCAGCTGGTAGGTAAAACTATAGCTGAATTTCATTTGCGGGAGAAGTATGGAGTTGTTCCTTTAGCTGTTTTTATTGGTCATGAAGTGATCATAAGCGATCTTTCAGATTTAACTATCAGTGAAGGAAATGCCTTATTGCTGTGTGGTAAATGGAGTGCATTCCATAGGCTTAAAGATCAGAATGACCTAGTTTTCACAGAACAGATGCAGGGTGAAATACTTCGTGAGGATAAGGCCAAATGGGCATTAGGGGTTCTGGCTGTCTCTATGTTTATGATTCTGGTATTGAATATACAGCTTTCTATTGCATTGTTATTTGGAGCAATGACTATGGTGCTGGGCAGGGTTCTTACGCTCGATGAAGCATATCAGGCTGTGGATTGGATGACTGTTTTTCTTTTGGCTGGTTTGATACCATTGGGCATGGCTTTTGAGAATACAGGGGCTGCAAAGTTGATTGCAGATGTGTTAATGGGGCTGGTCGGAGTGCCTTCGCCGACTGTGCTGCTGTTGAGTATCGGTGCACTGACTTCATTTTTTACACTTTTTATTTCTAATGTAGGGGCAACTGTCTTGCTGGTTCCACTGGCAATGAATCTTGCAATAGCCTGTGGAGGAGATCCCCGGGTCTCGGCTATGACAGTTGCTTTGGCAGCATCAAATACTTTTATTTTACCAACTCATCAGGTTAATGCTCTGGTAATGCGTCCTGCCGGGCTTAGGTCCGTAGATTATTTGCGTGCCGGTGCTGGGATGACTGTGATTTTCCTATTTATACTTGTAGCCGGTATGAGAATCTTTTTTTGA
- a CDS encoding TRAP transporter substrate-binding protein produces MKKLLLTVLAAAICMCAMPLTAGAKSIKLTYSNFFPPTHIQSKLAQQWGDEVGKRTEGRVSVSYFPGGTLTKAKQCYDGVVEGISDIGMSALAYSRGRFPTMAAVDLPLGYKSGTAATKVANAVYKKFQPKELDDVEVMFFHAHGPGLLFTAKKPVKTLEDLKGLKLRGTGNSAQLLKALGAAPVAMSMPDTYQALRKGVVSGGVYPMETNKGWKMGEVVKFCTLDYPVGYTTTFFVTMNKDKWNSISTQDQKIITELNKEFAAKHGQAWDDSDKAGREFLTKKGGQFIELSEAEGKRWKEKAAPMMDNYIKKADKKKLNGKEILDFTVATLNGVQ; encoded by the coding sequence ATGAAAAAACTTTTGTTAACTGTACTGGCCGCTGCCATATGCATGTGTGCAATGCCGCTCACTGCCGGAGCAAAATCTATTAAACTGACTTACTCCAACTTTTTTCCGCCCACCCATATTCAATCCAAGCTTGCACAGCAATGGGGCGATGAAGTAGGGAAACGGACCGAGGGCCGGGTATCCGTATCATATTTTCCCGGTGGCACTCTCACCAAAGCCAAACAATGCTACGATGGTGTGGTTGAGGGTATTTCAGATATAGGCATGTCCGCTCTGGCATACTCCCGGGGTCGTTTTCCCACCATGGCAGCAGTTGATCTGCCTCTCGGCTATAAATCCGGTACAGCTGCAACTAAAGTTGCCAACGCTGTTTACAAAAAATTTCAACCTAAGGAACTGGATGACGTGGAAGTCATGTTTTTCCATGCCCACGGCCCCGGACTGCTCTTCACTGCAAAAAAACCGGTCAAAACACTTGAAGATCTCAAAGGTTTAAAACTACGCGGTACTGGAAACTCTGCCCAGCTTCTGAAAGCACTTGGCGCAGCACCGGTTGCCATGTCCATGCCTGATACTTATCAAGCTCTCCGTAAGGGCGTAGTCAGCGGCGGTGTATATCCGATGGAAACAAATAAAGGCTGGAAAATGGGTGAAGTTGTTAAGTTCTGTACCCTTGACTACCCTGTTGGATACACCACAACTTTCTTCGTAACTATGAACAAAGACAAGTGGAATTCCATATCCACGCAGGATCAGAAAATCATCACTGAGCTGAATAAAGAGTTCGCCGCAAAACACGGTCAGGCATGGGATGACAGTGACAAGGCCGGACGCGAATTCCTGACTAAAAAAGGAGGGCAGTTCATAGAGCTTAGTGAGGCCGAAGGAAAACGCTGGAAAGAAAAAGCCGCGCCCATGATGGATAATTACATTAAAAAGGCTGACAAGAAAAAACTAAACGGCAAGGAGATTCTGGACTTCACCGTGGCAACACTTAACGGTGTCCAGTAA
- a CDS encoding TetR/AcrR family transcriptional regulator translates to MARKQQEKSRQTKQELMEAANELFGRKGFMETTVAEITKHAGYSKGSFYRHWVSKDKLFLEIVENKLTQYRNSRDESLNKAQSLEEVMHIIWDFLENIVRDHNWAKVFLEFTVYASRIPELREDLSLSQYRLSESVFADLVKNFIETDYPPEKLGAFNTVLFEGFMVQNALETGIVNLKDVREAAVTLALNYGLEKTK, encoded by the coding sequence ATGGCTAGAAAACAACAAGAAAAATCCAGACAGACCAAGCAGGAGCTGATGGAAGCCGCCAATGAACTCTTTGGTAGAAAAGGATTCATGGAGACCACCGTAGCCGAAATAACAAAACATGCGGGATACTCCAAAGGCAGCTTTTATCGTCACTGGGTCAGCAAAGATAAACTTTTTCTGGAAATTGTTGAAAACAAACTCACCCAATACCGCAACTCCCGTGATGAAAGTCTGAATAAAGCCCAGTCACTTGAAGAGGTTATGCATATCATCTGGGATTTTTTAGAAAATATCGTGCGCGACCACAACTGGGCCAAGGTCTTTCTAGAGTTTACAGTCTATGCCTCCCGTATACCTGAACTGCGTGAAGACCTGAGTCTCAGCCAATATCGACTGTCTGAATCGGTTTTTGCTGATCTGGTCAAAAATTTTATTGAAACTGACTATCCACCAGAGAAACTCGGAGCATTCAATACGGTTCTCTTTGAAGGATTCATGGTTCAAAACGCACTTGAAACCGGAATTGTAAACCTTAAGGATGTACGGGAAGCCGCTGTGACTTTAGCACTGAACTACGGACTTGAAAAAACTAAATAA
- a CDS encoding TRAP transporter small permease, with product MKNYRISDLINGLEELLKKIAAACLIGMALLTGADIVSRGVFNTPIFGVEEIVAILAVMTTGLALGYAQSQKANIGVEFIYSKLSLQARCIVKGFTTLTSAILFSVVTWRLYLYGCTMREAEEVSMTLELPTDLIIFALAFGFGCFTLTLLKEFILLFTGEK from the coding sequence GTGAAAAATTATAGAATTTCAGACCTGATAAACGGTCTTGAGGAACTACTTAAAAAGATAGCAGCAGCCTGTCTCATCGGGATGGCTCTATTGACTGGAGCGGACATTGTTTCGCGCGGCGTTTTTAACACTCCAATATTCGGAGTGGAAGAAATTGTAGCCATTCTTGCTGTTATGACCACCGGACTGGCCCTTGGTTATGCCCAGTCACAAAAAGCCAACATCGGAGTGGAATTTATTTACAGCAAACTGAGTCTGCAAGCTCGCTGCATTGTAAAAGGATTCACAACCCTGACCAGCGCAATACTTTTCAGCGTAGTTACATGGCGACTCTATCTTTATGGATGCACCATGCGCGAGGCCGAAGAAGTATCCATGACTTTAGAATTGCCCACCGATCTAATCATTTTTGCTCTGGCTTTCGGGTTCGGCTGTTTCACTCTTACTTTGCTAAAAGAATTTATTCTGCTTTTCACGGGGGAAAAATAA
- a CDS encoding nickel/cobalt transporter has translation MQETTVMNEEGRLLVAYRTSIGPSITAMLIPDSDHDGVVSSIEEAQLARSIHKILHPNLEVYLDDKPVVLDLYYDSVAPALGGYNNGLQSNLIYSLPVTGDKLIKHYLKISDNNFKAGELKWLKWSVQADPRFSIVKTSPDSRELNYQFFPRTGVGSTEVKAESEAGRFESGSLKPRPQEDSSQAALREYLSRENLGTGTIFFALGLAFVLGMGHALSPGHGKAMVAAYLIGRSGKIWDAFTLGIIVTITHVASVIVLGIAALFLSRYFLPGDLYPWLGAFSGVLVFFVGYIMLAKRAVHSHHHDHHHTSDGKVSWWSMLSLGVAGGMVPCPTALVVLLASVAFGRITFGLLLISAFSLGLAAVLIIIGILTVRASKLTEKFSGTKRLIENLPVASAGLVMLAGIAIAINALHAGGIIKFM, from the coding sequence GTGCAGGAAACTACAGTTATGAACGAAGAAGGGCGGCTGCTTGTAGCTTATCGCACCTCTATCGGACCTTCCATTACTGCGATGCTTATTCCCGATTCAGATCATGACGGGGTGGTTTCATCCATTGAAGAAGCTCAGCTTGCGCGCTCAATTCATAAAATTCTTCATCCCAATCTTGAAGTCTACTTAGATGACAAGCCTGTTGTACTTGATCTTTATTATGATTCGGTTGCGCCTGCGTTAGGCGGGTACAATAACGGTTTGCAATCAAATTTAATATATTCTCTTCCGGTGACTGGAGATAAACTGATAAAACATTATCTGAAAATTTCCGACAATAACTTTAAGGCAGGAGAGTTAAAATGGCTCAAGTGGTCGGTGCAGGCTGATCCGAGGTTCAGTATAGTCAAAACATCGCCGGATTCGAGGGAGCTGAACTATCAATTTTTTCCTAGAACAGGTGTTGGGAGTACCGAAGTTAAAGCAGAGTCAGAGGCAGGTCGTTTTGAATCCGGAAGTTTAAAACCGCGGCCACAGGAAGATAGCAGTCAGGCTGCTTTGCGGGAATATCTTTCGCGGGAGAATCTAGGAACCGGCACTATCTTTTTTGCGCTGGGCTTGGCTTTTGTACTGGGTATGGGGCATGCCTTAAGCCCCGGTCACGGCAAAGCTATGGTCGCGGCTTATCTTATCGGAAGAAGCGGTAAAATTTGGGATGCTTTTACCCTTGGAATCATTGTCACTATTACACATGTTGCCAGTGTAATAGTTCTGGGTATAGCGGCTTTGTTTTTGTCGCGATATTTTCTGCCCGGAGATTTATATCCGTGGCTCGGAGCTTTTTCCGGCGTGCTTGTTTTTTTCGTAGGTTACATCATGCTGGCAAAACGCGCTGTCCACAGCCATCATCATGACCACCATCATACGTCTGACGGAAAAGTTTCATGGTGGAGCATGCTTAGTTTAGGTGTTGCAGGGGGCATGGTTCCATGTCCCACAGCTCTGGTGGTACTTCTAGCTTCAGTCGCTTTCGGGCGTATAACTTTCGGGTTGCTGCTTATTTCAGCGTTCAGTCTGGGATTGGCAGCGGTGTTGATAATAATCGGGATTCTAACTGTGCGCGCATCGAAGCTGACCGAAAAGTTTTCCGGGACGAAAAGGTTGATTGAGAATCTGCCGGTCGCAAGTGCCGGACTAGTCATGCTGGCAGGTATAGCCATAGCTATAAACGCCCTGCATGCCGGAGGGATTATTAAATTTATGTAG